In the Bacteroidota bacterium genome, one interval contains:
- a CDS encoding T9SS type A sorting domain-containing protein, translated as MNGQVIFRISEGIMGSGSYIYPLNIEGIASGIYFFRLIADDKVSTYKFVIY; from the coding sequence TTGAACGGGCAGGTGATTTTCAGGATTAGTGAAGGAATAATGGGTTCAGGAAGTTACATCTACCCCCTAAATATAGAGGGCATTGCTTCGGGAATCTATTTTTTCCGTTTAATCGCTGATGATAAGGTTTCTACCTACAAATTTGTGATTTATTAA
- a CDS encoding CotH kinase family protein, translating into MPTRRVSFVRVYINESYFGLYALTEEYDDIFLRDRFGDDSGNLYKCYYGSNLNYQGTNQAAYNTYELESNQIANDKSDLIEFIEILNNTPIANLQCELEKVFDVDQFLKIYALDISTGHWDNYGANQNNFYLYHNAITDKIEFLSYDCDNTMGVDWFGIDWTERDIYSWNFDDRPLVERLMQVDAYRDRFSYYINYISTYAMQPDVIIPHIDSIRELIAPAAFEDLFRSFDYGYTYDDFYNGFDMNDIDDHTPYGIENFIIARTDNTLAQVELNAIPPIIKYPTHMPGLLQANSNAQFNVLVEDDASINTVTFSYSNDNLALRKFQCMMMVHIRMVQQMMVIMELILKY; encoded by the coding sequence TTGCCAACCAGAAGAGTAAGTTTTGTTCGTGTTTATATTAATGAAAGTTACTTTGGATTATATGCCTTAACTGAAGAATATGATGACATATTTTTACGCGACCGGTTTGGTGATGACTCAGGTAATTTATACAAATGTTATTATGGCAGCAATTTAAATTATCAAGGAACAAATCAGGCCGCTTATAATACTTATGAATTAGAAAGTAATCAAATTGCAAACGACAAAAGTGATTTGATTGAATTTATTGAAATTTTAAATAATACACCAATTGCTAATTTACAGTGTGAACTGGAAAAAGTTTTTGACGTTGACCAGTTTCTGAAAATATATGCTTTAGATATTTCTACAGGCCATTGGGATAATTACGGCGCCAATCAAAATAATTTTTATTTATATCACAACGCTATTACAGATAAAATTGAATTTTTGAGTTACGATTGTGATAATACAATGGGTGTCGACTGGTTTGGTATCGACTGGACGGAACGCGATATTTATAGCTGGAATTTTGACGACCGCCCGCTTGTTGAGCGTCTCATGCAGGTTGATGCTTATCGCGACAGATTTAGTTATTATATTAATTATATTTCAACCTACGCCATGCAGCCCGATGTGATTATTCCACATATCGATTCCATTCGCGAATTAATTGCACCTGCTGCATTTGAAGACCTTTTCAGGTCGTTCGATTATGGTTATACGTACGATGATTTTTACAATGGTTTTGATATGAACGATATTGATGACCATACACCTTATGGTATCGAAAATTTTATCATAGCAAGAACAGATAATACATTAGCTCAGGTGGAGTTAAATGCCATTCCACCTATTATAAAATATCCAACCCACATGCCGGGGTTATTACAGGCAAATTCAAATGCACAGTTTAATGTTTTGGTAGAAGATGATGCTTCAATAAACACTGTAACATTTAGTTATAGTAATGACAATCTTGCTTTACGGAAATTCCAATGTATGATGATGGTACACATCAGGATGGTGCAGCAAATGATGGTAATTATGGAATTGATATTGAAATATTAA